In Deltaproteobacteria bacterium PRO3, the sequence GCCCACCGAGCGCAGCGCGATCGCCAGGATGCCGGCGAGCAGGCCGGGGCCGAGGATCGAAACGAGGAGCAGGGCCCAGATGACGGAGTTGATCGAACGGGAGGCGACGATGAGGAACATGGCGATGGGCCTTAAGACCCACAGACTTGGCGTCACGTTGCGCGCCGCGAGGTAGGAGACCGGGATCGCCATCAGCACACCCAGGGCCGTGCCCAGGGTCGCGATGTTGATCGTGTCCCAGAGCGGCTTGAGCAGGATCGGAAAATAATCCCACTTCGGCGGGAACATCCGGCCGCCGATCTCGGCGATCTGGCGCGGCGAGTCCTTGACGAACTCCCAGATCGTGTTCTCGTTCATCGCCTTCCAGCAGTAGACGGTGACGGCGACCAAGAGCAGCCAGGCGAACCAGGCCAGCAGCGATCGGGTGGTCGTCCGCCTTTTCCAGACCGGTTGGCTCATTGCGCCCTCTTTCGGACAAAGGCCGAGGCGTACTCCAGGGCGATCACGATCGCGATGATCAGCAGGAGGATCCCCGCCGCCACGTCGAACTCGTAGCGCTCGATGGCGGTGTTCAGGGTGGCTCCGATCCCGCCGGCGCCGACGATGCCGACCACGGCGGACTCGCGGAAGTTGATGTCGAGCCGGTACATGCAGAGGCCGACGAAGCGGGGCATGATCTGGGGCTGCACGCCGTAGTTGAAGGTCTGGCCCCAGGAGGCCCCCGTCGCACGGATCGCCTCGACCTGCGCCGGGTCGATGTCCTCGATGGCCTCGGCGATGAGCTTGCCGAGGAAACCGATGGTGGCGACCACGATGGTGAGAAAGCCCGCGAAGGGCCCGAAGCCGAACATGGCGACGAAGAGGATCGCGATGATCACTTCCTGAAAGCTGCGCGAAAAGGCGATGACCGTCCGGCAGAAAAAGTAAACGACCGGATGCGAGATGTTTTTGGCGGCGCCCAGGCCAAAGGGGACCGAGATCAGGATCCCCGCCACGCTGGCGACGACGGTCATCGTCAGGCTTTCCTTCATCCCGATGACGATCTCTTCCCATCGCGAGCGGAGGTCGGGATGGAAAAATCCCGAGAGAAAGGCCCAGCCGCGCTCCAGGCCCACGGTCATGCGGCCCCAGTCGAACTCGATGTCGCGGACGGCCAAGGCTAAATAAACCGCGATCAAGACGTAGAGGCCGTAGCGCTTGACCGGGCTGGGGATCAGCTTGGGTTTGGTCCAGGTTGTCGGGTAAGTCGCCTCGCTCATGACGCCTCGAGAACTTTTTCCACCTTCAGGGTCTCCTGCTCCCCGGCGCCCTCCTCGTCCTCGGAGCGCTCGGTCTTGGCCCAATCCTCCTCGCCGTAGATCCGGGTGAGCACCTCCGGCGTCAGGCCTTGGGCCGGGCCGTCGTAGACGATCCTGCCGGCCTTGAGCCCGACGATCCGCGGCAGATAGGCCTGGGCCAGCGGCACGTCGTGGATGTTGACGATGGCGGAGAGCCCGCGCTCGGCGCAGAGCTCGCAGATCAGGCGCATGATCTGCCGCGAGGTCTTGGGGTCGAGGCTCGCGGTGGGCTCGTCGACCAAAAGCAGGTCGGGATTTTGCAGCAGGGCGCGGGCGATGCCGACGCGCTGGCGCTGGCCGCCGCTCAGGGCGTCGGCGCGCTTGTTGGGGAAGGCGCCCAGCCCGACGCGGTCGAGGATCTTGAAGGCCTCGGCGACGCTTTCGCCGGGGAACTTGCGAAAGAAGCTCTTCCAGAAACCCACGTAGCCCAGGCGCCCGGAGAGGACGTTCTCCATCACGGTCAGACGCTCCATCAGGGCGTGCTCTTGGAAGATCATCCCGATGCGCCGCCGCGCCTCGCGCAGCCGGCGCTTGCCAAAGCGGGTGAGGTCCTCGCCGTTGAGCCGGATGCTGCCGGAGCTGGGTTCGACCAACCGGTTGACGCAGCGGATGAGCGTGGATTTGCCCGCACCCGAGGGGCCGATCAATCCCACCAGCTGGCCCGCGGGCACCGCGAGGCTGACGTCGGTCAGGGCGAGATCGCCGGTCGGGTATTTCTTGGTGAGCTTCTCGATCTCAAGCATGGGGCCCCGGCCTACTTGCAGGCGTAGCTGACGTTCATGGTCGCGTCGATCTGGCGGACGATGTCCCAATGGGTCTTGTAATTGATCTCCATGAACTTGGTCACGCCCTGCTGGGAGAATTCCTTGGCCAGCTCGGAGCCCGCCCAGGGAAAGGTGAAGAAGGCTTGCTTGATCTTGGCGGCCAGTTCCGGCTTCAGGTTGTAAACGGTGCCGTAGCTGGTGGTGGGAAAGGTCTGCGACTTGTAGATCGAGACGATCTGGTCCTGCTTGACGACGCCGCGCTGGATCATCCGCTTCATGACCTCGTTGGCGACGGCCGCCGCGTCGTAGTCCTTGTTGGCGACACCCAACACCGAGTTGTCGTGCTTGCCGGAGAACACCGGGGTGAAGTCGCGGCTCGCGATCAGGTTGAACTGCTTGCTGAGCAGGGCCGAGGGCGCCTTGTAGCCCGAATTGGAGGACTCGGAGGTGAAGGCCAGCTTCTTGCCCTTGAGATCCTCGACCTTGGCGATGCCGCTGCCCGGATAGGTGATGATCTCCATCTCGTAGCCGAAGGCGTTGTTGTCGCCCGCCATCATCGCGAAGGGCACGTAGCCCGCGCAGTT encodes:
- the phnC gene encoding phosphonate ABC transporter ATP-binding protein yields the protein MLEIEKLTKKYPTGDLALTDVSLAVPAGQLVGLIGPSGAGKSTLIRCVNRLVEPSSGSIRLNGEDLTRFGKRRLREARRRIGMIFQEHALMERLTVMENVLSGRLGYVGFWKSFFRKFPGESVAEAFKILDRVGLGAFPNKRADALSGGQRQRVGIARALLQNPDLLLVDEPTASLDPKTSRQIMRLICELCAERGLSAIVNIHDVPLAQAYLPRIVGLKAGRIVYDGPAQGLTPEVLTRIYGEEDWAKTERSEDEEGAGEQETLKVEKVLEAS
- the phnD gene encoding phosphate/phosphite/phosphonate ABC transporter substrate-binding protein — protein: MRKGISLGFTCALALSLMFAAPARALDAKYQDANGDLLADAPADPSKLIDPPVLIFAYTPVEDPAVYAKVWDGFLKHMEKVTGKKVVFFPVQSNAAQIEAMRAGRLHVAGFNTGGTPLGVNCAGYVPFAMMAGDNNAFGYEMEIITYPGSGIAKVEDLKGKKLAFTSESSNSGYKAPSALLSKQFNLIASRDFTPVFSGKHDNSVLGVANKDYDAAAVANEVMKRMIQRGVVKQDQIVSIYKSQTFPTTSYGTVYNLKPELAAKIKQAFFTFPWAGSELAKEFSQQGVTKFMEINYKTHWDIVRQIDATMNVSYACK
- the phnE gene encoding phosphonate ABC transporter, permease protein PhnE is translated as MSEATYPTTWTKPKLIPSPVKRYGLYVLIAVYLALAVRDIEFDWGRMTVGLERGWAFLSGFFHPDLRSRWEEIVIGMKESLTMTVVASVAGILISVPFGLGAAKNISHPVVYFFCRTVIAFSRSFQEVIIAILFVAMFGFGPFAGFLTIVVATIGFLGKLIAEAIEDIDPAQVEAIRATGASWGQTFNYGVQPQIMPRFVGLCMYRLDINFRESAVVGIVGAGGIGATLNTAIERYEFDVAAGILLLIIAIVIALEYASAFVRKRAQ